Proteins from a genomic interval of Trifolium pratense cultivar HEN17-A07 linkage group LG6, ARS_RC_1.1, whole genome shotgun sequence:
- the LOC123889033 gene encoding ethylene-overproduction protein 1-like, with protein MQHNILASIRSTKITDGCKGTQVYALNSSVGADPPINAGGGESIGDKFFHHLLDRSKQSGRIKPVGTKTATRDVVLESLLPYGLPLSELLEPSIEPYLKPIDLVETLAGVHRRIVSSGEDGKFEAFLEQCSVFRGFPDAKLFRRSLRLARQHAVDVHSKVVMASWLRYERREDEFDGSSAMDCCGRNLECPKASLITGYDPESGFGHCSCFRKDNVIVDNDDVDGGGKIECSTSYGNEDDRSGSGDGGYHDISFCIGDSDIRCNRYSMASLSRPFMAMLYGGFVESRREKINFSLNGVSVDVMMAVEVFSRTKRLSLFANNVVVEMLSFANRFCCEEMKSACDAHLASLVFDMDDALLLIEYGLEETAHLVVAACLQVFLRELPSSMHSLSVSKLFCSVEGRDRLALVGHVSFSLYCFLSQVAMEEDMKSNTTVMLLERLGECAASGWQKQFAYHQLGVVMLERKEYKDAQQWFEAAVKEGHIYSSVGVARAKYKRGHTYSAYKMINSLISDHKPVGWMYQERALYCIGKEKTIDLVSATELDPTLSYPYKHRAVFLVEESKIEAAISEINKIIGFKISTDCLELRAWFLIAMKDYEGALRDVRAILTLDPNYKMFYGKMQGDRLVELLRPVAQQWNQADCWMQLYDNWSSVDDIGSLAVVHQMLENNPGKSILRFRQSLLLLRLNCQKVAMRSLRLARNHSSSTHERLIYEGWILYDTGHREEAIAKADESISIQRSFEAFFLKAYALADSCLDSESSKNVIDLLEEALRCPSDGLRKGQALNNLGSIYVDCEKLDLAADCYKHALNIKHTRAHQGLARVYHLQNQPKAAYDEMTKLIEKAKNNASAYEKRSEYCDRDMAKGDLSLATQLDPLRTYPYRYRAAVLMDDRKEADAIAELSRAINFKPELQLLHLRAAFYDSMGDFVSTVRDCEAALCLDPSHAEMLELCNKAREQVTDVK; from the exons ATGCAGCACAACATCCTGGCTTCGATCCGTAGCACGAAAATCACGGATGGTTGTAAAGGCACTCAAGTCTACGCTCTTAACTCCTCCGTCGGCGCCGATCCTCCGATCAACGCCGGCGGTGGAGAATCCATCGGAGACAAATTCTTTCATCATTTACTAGACCGGTCTAAACAATCCGGTCGAATCAAACCGGTTGGTACAAAAACGGCGACACGCGACGTCGTTTTGGAGAGTCTCCTCCCTTATGGCCTTCCTTTGTCGGAGCTTCTAGAACCTTCGATCGAGCCTTATTTGAAGCCTATTGATTTGGTTGAAACCCTTGCCGGCGTGCATCGCCGGATCGTGAGTTCTGGTGAGGATGGGAAATTTGAGGCGTTTTTGGAGCAGTGCTCGGTGTTTAGGGGATTTCCTGATGCTAAATTGTTCCGGCGGAGTCTCCGGTTGGCGCGGCAGCATGCGGTGGATGTGCACTCCAAGGTTGTGATGGCTTCGTGGTTGAGGTATGAGAGGAGAGAGGATGAATTTGATGGATCTTCAGCAATGGATTGTTGTGGAAGAAACCTTGAATGCCCCAAGGCTAGTTTGATCACAGGGTATGATCCTGAATCTGGTTTTGGTCATTGTTCGTGTTTTCGAAAAGATAATGTTATTGTTGacaatgatgatgttgatggtgGTGGGAAAATTGAATGCTCAACTTCTTATGGAAATGAGGATGATCGTAGTGGTAGCGGTGATGGTGGTTACCATGATATATCTTTTTGTATAGGTGATAGTGATATTAGGTGTAATAGATACTCAATGGCCTCGCTTTCGAGGCCGTTTATGGCAATGTTATATGGTGGATTTGTTGAGTCTAGGAGGGAGAAGATTAATTTCTCCCTGAATGGTGTATCTGTTGATGTGATGATGGCTGTTGAGGTTTTTAGTAGAACCAAGAGGTTGAGTCTATTTGCAAATAATGTTGTTGTAGAGATGCTTTCTTTTGCGAATAGGTTTTGTTGTGAGGAGATGAAATCTGCTTGTGATGCTCATTTGGCTTCTTTGGTATTCGACATGGATGATGCATTGTTGTTGATTGAGTATGGACTGGAGGAGACTGCGCATCTGGTCGTGGCAGCTTGCTTGCAGGTGTTTCTGAGAGAGCTTCCTAGTTCGATGCACAGTTTGAGTGTTTCGAAATTGTTTTGTAGTGTAGAGGGTAGAGATAGATTGGCCTTGGTAGGGCATGTTTCGTTTTCGCTGTATTGTTTTTTGAGTCAGGTTGCAATGGAGGAAGATATGAAATCTAACACGACTGTGATGCTCTTAGAGAGGTTAGGAGAGTGTGCGGCGAGTGGTTGGCAGAAGCAATTTGCTTATCACCAATTAGGTGTTGTGATGCTTGAAAGAAAAGAATACAAAGATGCACAACAGTGGTTTGAGGCTGCTGTTAAGGAAGGACATATTTATTCTTCAGTGGGTGTTGCAAGGGCCAAGTATAAACGCGGTCACACATATTCAGCATACAAGATGATAAACTCCCTTATTTCTGATCATAAACCTGTTGGTTGGATGTATCAGGAAAGGGCTTTATATTGCATTGGGAAGGAAAAAACGATAGACTTGGTCTCTGCAACTGAATTAGATCCAACTCTTTCATATCCATACAAACACCGAGCTGTGTTTTTGGTGGAGGAGAGTAAGATTGAAGCTGCCATTTCagaaatcaataaaataattggtttcaagatttCTACTGACTGCCTTGAACTGAGAGCTTGGTTCTTGATTGCCATGAAGGATTATGAAGGAGCCCTTAGGGATGTCAGGGCAATTTTGACATTGGATCCAAATTATAAGATGTTCTATGGGAAAATGCAAGGCGATCGCTTGGTAGAACTCCTCCGCCCTGTTGCTCAGCAGTGGAACCAGGCTGATTGCTGGATGCAATTGTATGACAATTGGTCTTCCGTTGATGATATTGGTTCTTTGGCTGTTGTACACCAGATGTTGGAGAACAACCCGGGGAAAAGCATTTTACGCTTTCGGCAATCTCTACTCCTTTTAAG GTTAAATTGTCAAAAGGTAGCCATGCGTAGTTTGCGTCTGGCTAGAAATCATTCTTCTTCAACACATGAAAGACTTATCTATGAAGGATGGATATTGTATGACACTGGCCATCGTGAAGAAGCTATAGCAAAGGCCGACGAGTCAATTTCTATTCAAAGGTCATTTGAAGCTTTCTTTCTAAAAGCTTATGCTTTAGCTGACTCATGTCTTGATTCCGAGTCTTCAAAGAATGTGATTGATCTCTTGGAGGAAGCTCTTAGATGCCCTTCAGATGGTCTTCGGAAGGGACAA GCACTAAATAATTTAGGGAGTATTTATGTTGATTGTGAAAAGCTAGACCTTGCTGCTGACTGCTACAAGCATGCACTTAACATCAAGCATACACGAGCACATCAGGGGTTAGCACGTGTATACCATCTTCAGAATCAGCCCAAAGCAGCATATGATGAGATGACAAAGTTAATAGAAAAGGCCAAGAATAACGCATCAGCATATGAGAAGCGGTCAGAATATTGTGATCGTGACATGGCAAAGGGAGATCTTAGTTTGGCAACACAGTTGGATCCTCTAAGAACATATCCCTATAGATATAGGGCGGCAG TTTTAATGGACGATCGCAAGGAAGCTGACGCAATTGCAGAGCTTTCAAGGGCCATCAACTTCAAGCCAGAACTGCAACTGTTACATCTTCGAGCAGCATTTTATGATTCAATGGGTGATTTTGTTTCTACTGTCCGAGACTGTGAAGCGGCCCTTTGTCTTGATCCTAGCCATGCTGAGATGTTAGAGCTTTGTAATAAAGCCCGGGAGCAAGTTACTGATGTAAAATGA
- the LOC123889845 gene encoding two-component response regulator ARR14-like: MDMRKEETCGSICSKTSVSINENGCEISEANEDEESKQNNNGGISSSNSTIEENSEKKPSVRPYVRSKFPRLRWTPDLHFRFLHAVQRLGGQERATPKLVLQLMNIKGLSIAHVKSHLQMYRSKKVVDTNKVLGDHRLLVDNGDKNVYNLTQLPMLQGYTPNQTSSNRCGYGDDSIAMYENMVHMSSINESRADFYGRRIERTNNNNINNMQVHNIFQVNSSNFRELSTSKVHEPSDNFLSFCGNESFRLSKNDDLQVQPREQELMPNDNQVDLKTLKRKASNMDLDLDLSLKLNSRIIGDDHKNQGIIEDHHEVGSNLSLSLYSQSSYNLCKRKKEGQDDSKEQDKRVNIGLDLTI, from the exons ATGGATATGAGGAAGGAAGAAACATGTGGCTCAATATGTTCCaagacaagtgtttcaattaaTGAAAATGGTTGTGAAATTAGTGAAgcaaatgaagatgaagaaagtAAGCAAAACAATAATGGAGGAATAAGCTCAAGCAATAGTACTATTGAAGAGAATTCTGAGAAGAAACCATCAGTGAGACCTTATGTTAGATCCAAGTTTCCTAGGCTACGTTGGACTCCTGATCTTCATTTTCGATTTCTTCATGCTGTTCAAAGACTTGGTGGACAAGAGA GAGCAACTCCAAAATTGGTTCTTCAATTGATGAATATAAAAGGTTTGAGTATTGCTCATGTGAAGAGTCATTTGCAg ATGTATAGAAGCAAGAAAGTAGTTGACACAAATAAAG TGCTGGGTGATCATAGGCTTCTTGTAGACAATGGAGACAAAAATGTTTATAATCTCACCCAACTTCCTATGCTTCAAGGCTATACTCCAAACCAAACTTCATCAAATAG ATGTGGATATGGAGATGATTCTATTGCTATGTATGAAAACATGGTGCATATGAGTTCAATAAATGAATCTAGAGCTGATTTCTATGGAAGAAGGATTGAGAGAACCAATaataacaacatcaataatatgcaagttcataatatttttcaagtgaattcttcaaattttagaGAATTATCAACAAGTAAAGTCCATGAACCAAGTGATAATTTCCTCTCATTTTGTGGCAATGAATCTTTTAGATTGAGCAAGAATGATGATCTTCAAGTACAGCCTAGAGAACAAGAGCTAATGCCTAATGATAATCAAGTGGACTTGAAAACATTGAAAAGAAAAGCTTCAAATATGGACCTTGATTTGGATCTatcacttaaattaaattcaagGATCATTGGTGATGATCATAAGAACCAAGGAATTATAGAGGATCATCATGAAGTTGGAAGCAATTTATCTCTCTCATTGTATTCTCAATCTTCTTATAATCTttgcaaaagaaagaaagaaggacAAGATGATTCTAAGGAGCAAGATAAAAGAGTGAATATAGGTTTGGATCTAACCATATGA
- the LOC123891956 gene encoding uncharacterized protein LOC123891956: MEEEENMVIMDLICPRKLNFNAPLLSTKRLSYSDLPVSSSLSNSLDTVENTRVPFSWEQSPGKPKDLERRDSIGDGDTPRPRLPPCLWRPLKVAVEPVVDIGVIAFDKDDGCDGDNDDDNRKTDVFSDAFDVLSLSETFDIIQQSETAVHSHINDGLRLKLEESNGDQSPTYMINRFLPDANALAASSVLHFSNDFNKNVCDPRNHEVCLAGSDRNSCASSSPKGCGLGLLFSWGMKHKFCSIKSPVLPCSTNAEKYHHSSKHKKHCSPVHKNHVLV; the protein is encoded by the coding sequence atggaagaagaagaaaatatggTGATCATGGATTTGATATGCCCTAGAAAGTTAAACTTCAATGCTCCTCTTTTGTCAACAAAGCGTCTCAGTTATTCAGATCTTCCGGTTTCATCTAGCTTGTCGAATTCACTTGATACAGTGGAAAATACTAGAGTTCCATTTTCATGGGAACAATCCCCCGGCAAGCCAAAGGACTTGGAGAGGCGTGATAGCATCGGCGATGGAGACACCCCTCGGCCGAGACTTCCTCCTTGCCTCTGGCGTCCACTCAAAGTAGCTGTTGAACCTGTTGTAGATATTGGTGTTATTGCCtttgataaagacgatggttgTGATGGTGATAACGACGATGACAACAGAAAGACTGATGTTTTCTCGGATGCATTCGATGTTTTATCTCTATCAGAAACATTTGACATTATCCAACAATCAGAGACAGCAGTTCATAGTCATATCAATGATGGTTTGCGATTAAAGCTTGAAGAGTCTAATGGTGATCAATCTCCAACTTACATGATTAACCGCTTTCTTCCTGACGCCAATGCGTTGGCTGCATCATCTGTTTTACATTTTTCCAATGATTTCAACAAGAACGTCTGTGATCCCAGAAATCATGAGGTTTGTCTCGCAGGTTCAGATAGAAATTCTTGTGCTTCTTCTTCTCCAAAAGGTTGTGGCTTGGGACTTCTCTTCTCTTGGGGTATGAAGCATAAGTTTTGTTCTATAAAAAGCCCTGTTCTGCCATGCTCTACAAATGCAGAGAAGTATCATCATAGTTCAAAGCATAAGAAACATTGTTCACCGGTCCACAAAAACCATGTACTGGTGTGA